From the Drosophila simulans strain w501 chromosome 2L, Prin_Dsim_3.1, whole genome shotgun sequence genome, the window CCGCATCCTCACAAAAAGTATATCCACCATGAGCAATATCTTTCAATGACGTTTCCTAGCTAATCAGCTAAATACCCCACTAACCTGCCACGCTTTCCCCATGCAGAGATCATGCTCCGCGGCTTGGACGCGCTGACAAACGAGGAGGGCGTGCTAACTGCCCTTCAGCAGCGCCTGCCCGAACTGGCCAAAACAGTCAGCAAGGTGCTGGTCAGTCGCGACGTCCTAACCAATGCATCTCGGGGCATTTGTTACCTCAATTTTGACACACTCATTGATTCTATGAACGTGTTCAACGGGCTGACGGCGTTGGATCCGCCACTCACTCTGGACGACAAAACTGGTAAATTATCACCTATAACTAATTTCATCTTTAAAAAGCTAAAGTTTACACCATGCCCTTCAGTTATCGTCACCTATTGCATTGACTCCGAAGACCGTCAAATGATGCCAGCCGAAGGCAACTTTTTTACAGCTGGTGAAACAGCGATGTCTCCGTCGGCCATTACGGCCTACACTTTGGCGGATGTGCCTCGTCTCGCGGAGTACAGTGCATCCGTGTATGCTTCCAATCCGTTGGAGCATGCACAATACGTCCAGTACTATACGGATTATTACACGACTGAAATAAGCAAGAACTGCAGAGATCGTCACGTGACGGAGGCCAACTCTGGCGCTGCCGTGGCTCTCTCGGCCATCCAGCGCAAGCAAAGGAAGGTAAGCCAGGTGGAGACCATGAGTTCGGTGACAGAGGCAAAGGTCGCCTTCCTTGCCAGGGGCGAAAGTGCTCCCAAGGGGAATGATGGCAAAAAATACGGTAAGTGGGCACAcactattctatctatctatgcGCTCCAGTAATGTCGAACCTTTGATGCTCAATGGTCAGATACTCCCGATGTGTCCAAGTACCAGTACGACGAGACCTCCGGCTACTACTACGACCACGTTACAGGTCTCTACTATGATGCCCACTCGCAGTACTACTACAATAACGAGACGGGCGCGTATCTGTACTGGGATCAGAAGCGGAGCACCTATGTGCTGGCCACACCCGCTTCCACTCAGGCAGCCCTCAAGGAAGTATTAGCCGATGCCGagaaaaaggaggaggaggctaAAAAGGCAAAGGAGAAGGAAAGAGAAAAGGAGGAAACCGGCAAGCCCGACAAGGTGAAGGTGGCCAAGAAGATCGTCAAGGACATGGAGAAGTGGGCCAAGCACCTGAACCAGAAAAAAGACTACACAGCAGTGGCCACACCGCAGCCTATCCTTTCGGATACTGAGGCGGCCACCACCTCCCGTGCTTCCCAAGGGGCATATGCTGATGTGGGATTCTCAATCCTTGAGAAGAAGGATATTGGCAAGCTCAACGACTATGTACCGGAGGCAGGACCTCCAGCAATGAGCAAATTGGTCGGCGCTTATGGAGGGCCTTCTGACTCGGAC encodes:
- the LOC6730548 gene encoding RNA-binding protein 5-A isoform X5; amino-acid sequence: MQYSHTRISDWTCIKCGASNFKRRFQCYMCNASRAESENALHGDGEGIDEISRILTKKIMLRGLDALTNEEGVLTALQQRLPELAKTVSKVLVSRDVLTNASRGICYLNFDTLIDSMNVFNGLTALDPPLTLDDKTVIVTYCIDSEDRQMMPAEGNFFTAGETAMSPSAITAYTLADVPRLAEYSASVYASNPLEHAQYVQYYTDYYTTEISKNCRDRHVTEANSGAAVALSAIQRKQRKVSQVETMSSVTEAKVAFLARGESAPKGNDGKKYDTPDVSKYQYDETSGYYYDHVTGLYYDAHSQYYYNNETGAYLYWDQKRSTYVLATPASTQAALKEVLADAEKKEEEAKKAKEKEREKEETGKPDKVKVAKKIVKDMEKWAKHLNQKKDYTAVATPQPILSDTEAATTSRASQGAYADVGFSILEKKDIGKLNDYVPEAGPPAMSKLVGAYGGPSDSDDDNSGNPKALADEADYVDFQKLTCRLCKRAFQSLDILQKHLKMSNLHKENMAKLKQNSAVEAGTDEGQSYRDRAKERRLKYGESDPPPPNRSRERFEQEIKTLQSRQKDSFGATPATPISSSNVGSRLMQKMGWSQGQGLGKKNQGRTEIIEADGRSNNVGLGNKTGQLTSGNDYKSYIKKMMKQRYENA